The sequence below is a genomic window from Phoenix dactylifera cultivar Barhee BC4 chromosome 8, palm_55x_up_171113_PBpolish2nd_filt_p, whole genome shotgun sequence.
AAAACCATCATTATAGGGGATGTTCCAACGGGGGAGAGCCAATCCCATTGCAGGTCCAGGATGCTCAATCTCTCCCCTCTCGCCCTCTTGTGCATTGATAGCCCAACATGTGAAAGGAACGTTTCTCCCCCATCTTTTCCTCTTGGCCTATCAGAAAACCTATACTAACCATTCTTCTGTGTTTTTCTTCataaagaaagacaaaaaaaaaaaaagagagaaaaaactaTTCTTTTGTGTTTGGTGAGTTCACCTCCGAGATGCTTCACTTGCTGTGGTCCTAGGATTAGAGATCTTCTCGCCGACAGCACTATCCCCGTGCCTTGAGAAGACCACCAAAGCCTTCAAGGGCCAGGCCCTATCCTCACTGACATTGGTATGGGTGTCACAACTCACaacaagggagggagggaagggAACCATCGCCCTCATAATGTGGTGCAAAATTTCCTCTCTACCGATCATTTCACTCAACCAATCGCGGACTAATCTCGCACGCGCGAGCCGACCGACGCTCGGCATGCGCCGAGCCCGTGCCGAGCCCGTCTGGCCCATGGAGTGCGACAAGTACGCTCAGTCGGTGGCGAACAGGTGTCGAATGGCAACATCAGGTCGGCGATGTGTCTCGCTGGGACCGTTGGGCCGAGACAGCGAGGTGCCGCGCCGTGCGAGACCGGATTGAACCCGGGTCGAGCCACCCAAGGCTCTCGGGTGGAGGGCTCTAGGCTCTACAGATGGTCCCCCTTTGGCCTTGGCTGGGTTTAAATGCGAAGAGAAAACTCGGAGCTAGAAGTGAGATTGGTTTACGAGGGAGAATGATGGCAGAATGGGTTGGCCATGCAACTATAAAGCAACCCATCTGTGGAGAGATCTTACAGCTAAGGAGGCAGAGCTTAGGAACAATTCAGACTTGGACCATCAAATTGCCTGCACCCAACTGAAAGAGATTTGAGGGTGGGGCAGAATAGGAAgaagtaaaaagaaaagaatcaagagaaatGGGTTTAGCACCGACTTATTAAGCCAAATATAGATAATGAAGAAGATTAAGACGCGCactagagaagaagaaaatgaaatgtCTAGAATCATCGGTTCTTACTTATATCGGCAAGGATTTTCAGAAGCTTTCTTTGATTTGAATATTTACTGGTAGTTCAGTAGCCATCCAGATCCTTCCATCAGACCCACATTTCTGATACCACATTTAACTTCATATAGTATGGTAAAGACTACTATTGGGAACATTCGAAGTGTAGCCAAAAACAAAGTATTTAAGCAAGCGATAACATGTGCAGTATTGTGATATTTTCTAATATTAACTATTTTCTGCAGTAGCCATAAAGTTAATCCTAGTAAGGTTAAAAGTTTCTCCTTAAATCTATTGTCATGGAATTAACTATACAGGCATAAACTTGTATAGAATTGGTGCATGGTTGATAGTTATCCTTGTAGACTAAGAATATGGGGGACTTGCAACGATCTAAAAGATAAGATAATGAACACACCAATTTTGATGCAGTTAAAACTTTCTGACTTGAGTCTCAAAGAAATTGCAAAATGCGTATCAGTCCAACTTAAATTTTTGAAGAACTCTTGGATTCTTATTAATTGTGCAAAGAATATTTAACTATTTACATAAAATTTCATACTACATGGCTCTTCTATACCTTGATGCTAATCCAATTTCCACTTTATTTGATACCTGAGAAAGCATGATGTGAATAACCTTAGATTGCAATGAGGGCTTCCTACGAGTAAGGACACGGGCACCTGGTCTGAATGGGATAACATCTAATAAATATATCTTAACATCTGGATAGGAAATATGTTACTATTACATATCAAACTTAACAACTAGGTAGCCCCATCCttttcttaaaaagaaaaaaagaaaaaagaaaaaaaagattgctCTAACTTCATCTAATTCTAAATAAGAAACTTAATTTGAAATATTATGGAACGAGGCAGAATCTATCTAATGCATATGTCAAGTCCTATCCTTGACCTAGGACTAGTCCTATATGATAACATGAAGAGGTTAGGCCAATCCATTTCATTATGGTTTCAATTTGGCTATAGATTTATAGAATGCTAGAATCTATTTGTAAATAATTAACCGATTAGAAATTGGATTTCTTTTCTAGTTTAACCAAGGTTTTTCTTTTGGGCATAACCTACTGAAAGCAGTATTCCCTCTCCTACTCTCCCTTTGTAACGCAGCCTAAACCTCTTCCTCGGCTGTAGTGATATACTCATCTTTTTCATTTCCAGGGTCCTTGGGGTGGGTAGCGTTGATGAACCCTCTTCGTCCCCCACGCCTACCCCATCGGGAAAACCTCCTTTGTATATATTTTGACTCTCCTCTTAATAAACTTTGGATGGGACAACCTttctttttcatcaaaaaaaaaaaaaaaaactcagagCAGTAGCACCCAAGTATCAGTTTCTGCCATTCTCCATGATTCAATTCGAAAATAAGAACCACACACATACGACTAACATTAGAAAAGCAGGCAAGGCCAGTCACAAATCAGCATGTCACCGATCCTAAAATTGCATATCGAATGGTCGTTAAAAGGATTTTATGAGGCCACTTTTCCATTGATCTCTGAAATAACAGTATTTGAGTTGTCCTACCTCTATTTCCAATCAAATTTGCAGTGAAGATCAATTAATTAAGAACATTATGCGAATAAGATATAGAAGCAAATAATGGcctatatataaatatacatttCATAGGGTTTCACACCAGGGAAAAGGAATATTTCTCCCCTAATTCCTGCCCAATATAGTGCATTTTCCCATAAAGGTAATATATTTCCTTTTATAGTTGCAAGATTTTGTAGCCTTCTTCTATGAATCCAATATCATGAACATAATATTACTACTTCTGCCCAAACACATGCAAGACCATGCATACCCTGAAAACACTCAACAGCCCATAAAGTACGAAAACGAGGAACCGACCCAACCACACCACACATTCTCCCACGTCAACCCAGCAACTCGCCACTTCTCCTTGCTAGGAATAGGAAATATTCAGGCTTTTTCGAGCGGTAAAAAGGCCAAGTCTTTGGGAacggagaaagagaaagagaaaggacgATGGTTGGACAGAACCACTCCTCGTTTTCTCCCTAAAATGACTCGTACGTCATCTTCTGGGAAACTTTGATTATTACTACTATTCTCATCAACCTAGAGATAAcgttaaattataaaaaaaaaagagagagagagagagaaagggaatgGACAGTAACCACCCCCCAGAAATGCATGCAACACCTACTTTTGTGTCCCGTTTGATCGACAGCCGTCCATTTCCATCAGAATCAGGAATCTACACATGATGCATGCAAATCTAGGCTGTGGGCCGTTTCTGGAAGCCCACATCACGATGATACATGCATGATAGCTGCGTCCATCCACCATGTCCATGCTGGAGAAGTCAGCATAATTGGATGCTTGACCTTAGCCGGAGGAACCTTCTACTTTAGGTGTCCGTCATCGTTTATTTACCATTCTCGCTCTCCTTACATTAGCTTGTTACTTTAGTCAGCAACCAAAATTCCAAAGCCCGAACCTGAACGTATACAACGATATACTTGTATATGGaaactcctccccctcctcttcctcctcctttaatTACCTAGGACCATACTTGATGTAATTACCAAGGTTTAATGCATGtattaacaaaagaacccttttGTTAATACATGCATGGTTTCCCTATTAATCTTGCGCCTAAATATTTTCCAAATTACAGACTCCTTAGCTTGTGCTGTAACCACCTAGCTTATTTAAGCTAATTACTGTATGACATGGTCTTGATTATGGAGACGGCAGAGTAATCATAGACTAGGATGATATGTTCATGGTGTTTCTCAAGGATCTTGTGTAGATGGGCAAGTATTAAGAGGATTATATGGAGATACGTTAAAGAACTAATAACTACATGTTATTTTTGGTTTAAAACCCAACATAACGTACATTCCGCGCTCTAGTAATCATGGTCCTATGGAGCACATCTTCGGGACCACTTATACAACTGATATAATGAAGCCAACAGCCATAAAGAGACCACCACAGCAACCAATCCTTGGACAGGAGACACTCTacacagaaagagagagagagagagagagagagagagagagagaagggattgATAAGCTTAGCTTGTCACATACCCATCTCCCCACTTGACTGATGGTTACAGATGAATAAAAGCTGAGAGATAAAAAGAAGGCAgcagaggaaagaaaaaattgGACACAAGGACGGAGATGGTTAGATGATGGTGGTGTTTAGCGGTAGCAGTAGTAGTAGCACTTGGGTGGTTGTTTTGGAAGCCAAAAGCCTCCCTATAAGCTGGGTCTAATTAGCAGTAACTGAGTTGGGCCCAACCCACCTTGTTTCCCACTTCTCTTCTTCTATAGCCCTCACCCCTATCACCAACCCAAACATCAGCCCTAGCAACCATCTCCACCAGAAAATAAGAAGGAAAAAACTCCCCTCTTCCTCTCACCATTCTTTCTTTCCGTCTCCATCTCTCTCTACACCATCACTTCCTCTAAATTATCTACTTCCAAGTCCAGTGTGACGTTGAGCTGGGTTGGCGCCCGGCGGGGAAGGAGCCATGAGCGAGCGAGAGACCCAGAACTTCATGACTGTCACCGTCGACTCCTTCTCGGAGCTCCCCTTCCTCCGGCAAACGCCGGCTGGGGACAGGTCTTCCGATTCCAACTCTTCCATCCGGATCTTTGGCATCGACTTCCCCCATGAGCCTGACTCTTCTCAAGAGGAACCATCCAAGGAACCCAACACCTCCACCGCCGATACTAGTACCGCCCATCAGGGCACCGCCAACCCTATCACCACCCGTAACAACAGTGGAAGTCGCGGAGAGAGTGGGAGGAAATTCGAGTGCCACTACTGCTGTCGGAATTTCCCGACGTCGCAGGCCCTCGGCGGCCATCAGAATGCCCACAAGCGCGAGCGCCAGCATGCAAAGCGGGCCCACCTGCAGTCGACGATGGCGgctcaccaccaccaccagccCGGCCTCATCACCGACGGACACTTGTACGGCCTCCTTGGCTACCACCGCCTCGGCTCGGCCCCTTCCGCCGGCCGCTTCGAGACCCCGCCACCTCCCCACTACCCTTCGTGGAATGGCCCCAGCACTAGCATCTGCCCGGGGACTCGATTCTATGGTGGGTTAGGGACCGTGTCGCAGCCCATCGACGGCAGCCCGTTGCCCGGGCTATGGAGGCTGCCTGTCCTTGGCGGTGCAGCAAGCTTTGGGATGATCCATCGAGATCGTTCGATGGCGTTGCCGTTGCTTGGAGGGGATGATTCGACGATGGTAGCGATCGGTGGAGCTGGCGGCAtgggttcttcttcttccttttcttcatcttcttcatcaactTCTCCACAGAATCGAGGTGGGTATGGATCCGGTGCAAAGGAGACTGTGAGTCTAGATTTGCATTTGTAATTCATAGCAAATAAAGGAGAGCTCGTTAATTAAATTacattttttcctccttttcttttccatcaTGTTGACTTTTTCTTAACCGTTTTATATAATTTAGTAACTATTATTTTCGTAAAATGCATGGAAGTGTTcgattacatttttttttttcaaacatcACGCACTTAGACTTAGCTAGGGTTGTAATTTTGATATGGAAATTTGAAGGCTCTCTCTTGTTAACTTGCCGCTTGGAAATTCCCGAGCTATATCATGTAAGAAGCAAGGTCCCCTTTTTGTGAAGCACTTTTGCTTGATTGCTTGCTCCAAGTTTGCACCAATGACGAACCCAGTAACTGATTCGCATTTGCTATCCCTTCGTAGTCTTTTAGGTGATAATTTCCTTTGTTTGTTGTATATGAATTTAAAAGAGCAACTCATTTATAGTCTCAATACAATCTGTATGACATTTGTCAGTGCTATATATCATCAGTGTTTTCTTTTGAGACGAAGTGCTATTATCTGTATTGATTGATGCTTTCTTTTACTTGGAGACGGGGAGGAGGTGATGCTTTAAAAAGGGAATTAAAAAAGGGGGCCAACTAAGATGTGTTTTCGTGGTCTAAGTACAAAGGGATGTTTGTGAAAACATGTGATTTTGCAATCTAAGGATGGCATATATGCCAAACTTGGATGGTACAAAAGTGAATAATGACTACAATTTATCGATATCAAAATGTAATTAGTTGAACTCTGACGTTCTCCTGCCCAATAATTCAGAAGCTTGAATAAAAGTGCTGCATGAAAGAGAGTGCTGTGAATATCGACTGAAGAGAATATCCATTGGATTATAATGATTGTTCATATAATTTTTCAGTGCAGTTTGATGAGCTAATCTGATATCGGAATATATGATATTTGTGTCATAACGCTGAGAATGCAACAATTTTCAGAAGTAAGTAGGAAATGCCATTGTGAGTCAAGCGAACATAGTTCGACACATTTATTTGTTGACATAAAGCCACATCTGATTACTTCAAACATCTAAATTTAGTCCAAGCATCCAAATATCATGCAGGCATATTACAGTACCTTCATAACAAAAGAGCTATATAAAtctcatttctttctttctttctttctttttgtactgATCATATAAAGTTCCTAATTTACCAATTAAAAATGTTCATTTCAAATGCTTTTACTCTCCAATTTCTCTTCTAAATTATATTTCTATCCAACAACCAAAATGTTGGCTTAGATTTTTGTTGATCATCAAAAGTATCATTCTCAATTCAGAAAACTAGTGCAGTCGGATATTTTTAACCAAGTATACGAGTTTCAAGTTTCTTGGACATTTTTGAGAAGTATAGTTACTGTGAGATAAAACGTAGTAAAACACCTCCATTTCATTATAGATATGAAAGAGATAAGCTGGGGGGACAACTTATTTTCTCAACATAAGGTAAAAGGTATCTTACAGCACTCCCACTTCACTGATCAAACTCAGACAAGGAAAAAAGGGTGGGAGCTAGGCGGGCAAAACTGTAGAATCAGAAGTCAAAAATTCAAGCAGGAGC
It includes:
- the LOC103708668 gene encoding zinc finger protein 8-like, producing MSERETQNFMTVTVDSFSELPFLRQTPAGDRSSDSNSSIRIFGIDFPHEPDSSQEEPSKEPNTSTADTSTAHQGTANPITTRNNSGSRGESGRKFECHYCCRNFPTSQALGGHQNAHKRERQHAKRAHLQSTMAAHHHHQPGLITDGHLYGLLGYHRLGSAPSAGRFETPPPPHYPSWNGPSTSICPGTRFYGGLGTVSQPIDGSPLPGLWRLPVLGGAASFGMIHRDRSMALPLLGGDDSTMVAIGGAGGMGSSSSFSSSSSSTSPQNRGGYGSGAKETVSLDLHL